One window of Acropora palmata chromosome 1, jaAcrPala1.3, whole genome shotgun sequence genomic DNA carries:
- the LOC141891993 gene encoding hydroxylysine kinase-like translates to MDKVKELLSSLPRKPLVTKCQAVAMATQLFELNVINHSSITEMDGYDDRIFYIQGSLPERVQNLTNGLNSSGYGEYILKVVNQTNTNQEHLIQSQCDVMSFLNAQGHKCSTPIPSTFGTSFVKCKIPRTIPTGHIAETTYSREDRRSGIFEVYNGEENSEEEYFVCAVILLKFVNGKGLNETTLTTQLLFDAGVALGRLDHDLKKLGCLKFDRTGFMWDLATVGEQIEPLLDAIDDKQHVEMVKEVCETFRSEVSPKLHLLPKQIIHGDANYTNILLASGCDASKPQFGFIDFADLHYTCRVFEIAVSLMYIFNIPCDLSCGRSRTAGHFLAGYHSVNPLSDTEFELLPVLVASRFCQLLLIGAFSCKYLCPDNTYVMETSNNGWKNFEMFWKLSKDEVMKTWLEVRQ, encoded by the exons ATGGATAAAGTAAAGGAACTCCTTTCCAGTCTTCCTAGAAAACCACTGGTCACCAAATGTCAAGCGGTAGCCATGGCAACTCAACTCTTCGAACTGAATGTTATAAATCATTCCTCCATCACGGAAATGGACGGCTACGATGACAGAATTTTTTATATTCAAGGATCTCTACCAGAAAGGGTGCAAAATTTGACGAATGGTCTCAATTCATCAGGTTATGGCGAGTACATTCTCAAAGTTGTAAACCAAACGAACACGAATCAAGAACATCTAATCCAGAGCCAATGCGATGTCATGTCGTTCCTTAACGCGCAGGGCCATAAATGCTCCACCCCAATCCCTTCAACATTTGGCACGTCCTTTGTGAAGTGTAAGATTCCAAGAACCATACCCACTGGCCACATTGCTGAGACAACGTATAGCCGAGAGGATCGTCGCAGTGGGATATTTGAAGTTTACAATGGTGAGGAGAATTCTGAAGAGGAGTATTTTGTCTGCGCAGTTATTTTGCTGAAGTTTGTGAACGGAAAAGGGTTGAATGAAACAACCTTGACCACCCAGCTGTTGTTTGACGCAGGGGTGGCTCTCGGAAGATTGGATCACGACTTAAAG AAACTTGGGTGTCTCAAATTCGATCGTACTGGCTTCATGTGGGATTTAGCTACAGTTGGTGAACAAATAGAGCCGCTACTGGATGCTATCGATGACAAGCAGCATGTTGAGATGGTCAAAGAAGTATGTGAAACTTTCAGAAGCGAAGTTTCTCCAAAATTACATCTTTTACCGAAGCAGATCATTCATGGTGATGCAAATTATACGAACATTTTATTAGCTTCCGGTTGCGATGCATCGAAACCACAATTTGGTTTCATTGACTTTGCAGACCTGCATTACACGTGCCGCGTTTTTGAAATAGCGGTGTCATTAATGTACATCTTTAATATCCCCTGTGATTTGAGCTGCGGGAGATCCCGAACAGCGGGACATTTCCTCGCAGGTTATCACTCTGTCAATCCCTTGTCTGATACAGAATTTGAATTGCTTCCAGTTTTGGTAGCTTCGCGGTTCTGTCAATTGCTTCTTATTGGAGCTTTCTCCTGTAAATATTTGTGTCCCGATAACACGTATGTCATGGAGACTAGCAACAACGGAtggaaaaattttgaaatgttttggaaGCTCTCTAAGGATGAGGTGATGAAAACGTGGTTGGAAGTTCGGCAATGA
- the LOC141892630 gene encoding uncharacterized protein LOC141892630, translating into MSAGMRKTVLKLSTFRSMKRKVSETGVRKEEQKPESEDKLTRRKKQSLSLDPQILLQWASTHNDLETLKRVVESSNVDLNAPGVDGFYPLHRAASTGSYECLQYLVTKGAQVEVHDKDGSSPLDAAVSEGEFDCARYLIEKGANIGHIKDGFTDKDLEPQRSRAMTIE; encoded by the coding sequence ATGTCCGCTGGGATGAGAAAAACAGTTTTGAAACTTTCCACTTTTAGAAGTATGAAGCGGAAGGTCAGCGAAACGGGCGTACGAAAAGAAGAACAGAAGCCAGAGTCTGAGGATAAGTTGACGAGaaggaaaaagcaaagctTATCCCTGGACCCGCAGATCTTGCTACAATGGGCCTCGACGCATAATGACTTGGAAACACTCAAACGCGTGGTGGAGTCTTCAAACGTGGACCTGAACGCGCCCGGCGTGGATGGATTTTATCCATTACATCGAGCTGCGAGCACGGGGAGTTATGAATGTCTTCAGTACTTGGTTACAAAAGGAGCGCAAGTCGAAGTGCACGACAAAGATGGTTCATCTCCTTTAGATGCTGCGGTTAGTGAGGGAGAGTTTGACTGCGCGCGTTATTTGATCGAGAAAGGAGCAAATATTGGGCACATAAAAGATGGTTTCACAGACAAGGATCTAGAACCACAAAGAAGTCGTGCCATGACCATTGAATAA
- the LOC141886818 gene encoding protein PhlB-like, with protein MCANLKKAAMKTSNFGVVSRKLSDAGVFNVSDEDRLCPDETHPRRRKRSLSLDLQILLQWATTHNDIDTLKSLLESTNVDVNEPGVDGFYPLHRAASTGSLECLQLLVTKGAQLDVRDKDGSSPLDAAVSEGEFDCARFLIEKGANIRDIRDGFTDKDLLRARRVRRRGITLL; from the coding sequence ATGTGTGCAAATTTGAAGAAAGCAGCAATGAAGACCTCAAACTTCGGTGTGGTCTCGAGAAAACTCAGCGATGCTGGGGTATTTAACGTCTCTGACGAAGACAGGCTTTGCCCAGACGAAACGCATCCGAGGAGAAGAAAGCGAAGCCTTTCGCTTGATCTACAGATTTTACTTCAGTGGGCCACCACACACAATGACATAGACACGTTGAAAAGTTTATTAGAGAGCACTAACGTGGACGTTAATGAGCCTGGCGTGGATGGATTTTATCCCTTGCATCGAGCAGCGAGCACAGGCAGTCTTGAATGTTTGCAACTCCTCGTTACGAAGGGAGCACAACTTGACGTTCGTGATAAAGATGGCTCTTCGCCTTTGGATGCTGCAGTGAGCGAAGGGGAGTTTGACTGTGCACGATTTCTTATTGAAAAAGGGGCAAATATTAGAGATATTCGAGACGGTTTCACGGACAAAGATTTGTTGAGGGCGCGGAGAGTCAGACGCCGGGGTATAACTCTCTTGTAA